Part of the Flavobacteriales bacterium genome, TGCTAATGGTTCTTGCATTTATGATAGTAGGAAATGGCTTACGAGATGCGTTAGATTCTAAGTCATCTGAGGGTGTTTCAGTATCCTAATAAAGGAGTTTAATTTATATTGACTTATCTATTCGATTTATTGTCTTTATTCAAAATAAATTAAATATATTTGCCGTCCTTTTTTACCCAATTAATGCGGATGTGGCGTAATTGGTAGCCGCGCTAGACTTAGGATCTAGTGTCGAAAGACGTGGGGGTTCGAGTCCCTTCATCCGCACTTTTTTTACCCAAAAGTTATAAATTATTTAATTCATGGAGATCGTTAAGGAAGACATAGATAAGCTAAATTCAGTCATTAAGATACAACTGAAACCGGCTGATTATGAGGTGAGTGTGAGTAACGTGTTGAAGGATTATCGATTGAAGGCGAATATGCCAGGCTTTAGAAAGGGTAAGGTTCCAATGAGTATGATTAATAAAATGTATGGTAAATCAGTGTTAGCTGATGAGCTTAATAAATTATTGAGTAATACTTTATACAAATTCATTGACGAAAATGAGTTGAAGCTATTGGGAAGTCCTTTGCCAAATGAAAGTAATGAAAAACTAGATCTAGATAAAGAAACTGAATTTGAGTTTAAATATGATATTGGTTTGTCTCCGGTCTTTGATGTAAATATCTCTGAAAAAGAAAAGTTTACGCGTTATGTTATAATAATCGATGAAGAACTTACTAATAAGTATGTTAAGGATATTACTAAAAGATTTGGTGGTGTTGCAGATACGGATATCTCCGATATTGACTCAATGATTCAATGCGACTTTCAGGAGTTGGATAAGTCTGGAGCTGCGTTGGAAGAGGGCATTACAAATAATGCTTCTGTTTCTGTTGAATTTGTTGAAGATTCAAAGTATCAGAAAAAACTTATAGGATTAAAAGTGGGGGATACCTTAAAGGTAGATCCAAAGAAGTTAAGTAAAGGAGATGCTGACCTTGCTGCAATGCTTGGAAAGACTAAAGCTGAAGTCGAAAACTTGAAATCAGATTTTCAAATAACTGTTTCGGGAATTAAGAAAGTAAATGCGGCGGAAATCAACCAAGAATTATTTGATAGAGTTTACGGAAAGGATGTTATAAAAACGGAGAAAGAGTTTAAAGGCAAAATTAATGATGAGCTTAAAGTTATGTTTGAGAAAGACAGTGATTTTAAACTTAGAAAGGACGTAAACGATAAGCTTCTGAGTAACTTGAAACTTGGTATTCCTGATGAGTTTTTAAAGAGATGGATTCTTAATTCAAATAAGAAGGAGATTACTAAAGAACAATTAGATTTAGAATATGATGGGTATGCTGAAAACTTAAAAGTTCAGTTGATTACTAGTAAAATTGCCAAGGAAAAAGAAATTAAGATCGAGGCGGAGGAGGTTACGGAATATGTGAAAGAGGCTACATTAAAGCAATACAAAGAAAATTATGGTATTGAGTTAACGGAAGAGCAACAAGCGGAAGTTATAAAGCGATTTATGGAGAACAAAGAAGAGGTTCAAAACGTATACGAGCGACTGATTGATGAAAAGCTAATGGATCTATTTAAAGGCACTTTTAATTTGAAGGATAAAGATATTTCCTATGACGATTTTGTTAAATTAGTAACAGAAAAGAAATCAGATTCCTTTTTTAAAGGATTAAACCCATTCAAATAAAAAGATCACATGTTCGATAAAGACGAGTTTAGGAAATACGCAATAAAGCATAGAGGCATTAGTAGTATTACTCTGGATAAGTATACTTCCGTTACGAACGGATATATATCACCAACAATTATTGAAGAGAGGCAAATGAATGTTGCCTCAATGGATATATTTTCTCGATTGATGATGGATCGAATTATATTCTTAGGAGTTGGTATTGACGACGATGTTGCAAATATTATTATGGGTCAACTATTGTTTTTAGAATCTGTAGACTCAAAAAAGGACATTCAGATATATCTAAACTCACCTGGAGGATCTGTATATGCAGGTTTAGGGATATATGACACAATGCAATATATAGCTCCGGATATTGCTACGATATGTACAGGTATGGCAGCCTCAATGGGTGCTGTTTTGTTATGTGCAGGTGCTGAAGGAAAACGAAGCTGTTTAAAACATAGTAGAGTAATGATTCACCAGCCAATGGGTGGAGCATCTGGGCAAGCTTCTGATATAGAAATCACGGCTGCTGAGATTCAAAAGCTAAAAAAAGAACTGTATGAAATTATTTCTGACCACTCTAAAACTGACATTAAGAAGGTTTATAAAGATGGTGATAGAGATTTCTGGATGA contains:
- the tig gene encoding trigger factor, with the protein product MEIVKEDIDKLNSVIKIQLKPADYEVSVSNVLKDYRLKANMPGFRKGKVPMSMINKMYGKSVLADELNKLLSNTLYKFIDENELKLLGSPLPNESNEKLDLDKETEFEFKYDIGLSPVFDVNISEKEKFTRYVIIIDEELTNKYVKDITKRFGGVADTDISDIDSMIQCDFQELDKSGAALEEGITNNASVSVEFVEDSKYQKKLIGLKVGDTLKVDPKKLSKGDADLAAMLGKTKAEVENLKSDFQITVSGIKKVNAAEINQELFDRVYGKDVIKTEKEFKGKINDELKVMFEKDSDFKLRKDVNDKLLSNLKLGIPDEFLKRWILNSNKKEITKEQLDLEYDGYAENLKVQLITSKIAKEKEIKIEAEEVTEYVKEATLKQYKENYGIELTEEQQAEVIKRFMENKEEVQNVYERLIDEKLMDLFKGTFNLKDKDISYDDFVKLVTEKKSDSFFKGLNPFK
- the clpP gene encoding ATP-dependent Clp endopeptidase proteolytic subunit ClpP; translation: MFDKDEFRKYAIKHRGISSITLDKYTSVTNGYISPTIIEERQMNVASMDIFSRLMMDRIIFLGVGIDDDVANIIMGQLLFLESVDSKKDIQIYLNSPGGSVYAGLGIYDTMQYIAPDIATICTGMAASMGAVLLCAGAEGKRSCLKHSRVMIHQPMGGASGQASDIEITAAEIQKLKKELYEIISDHSKTDIKKVYKDGDRDFWMTSSEAKEYGMIDEVLERKK